From the Psilocybe cubensis strain MGC-MH-2018 chromosome 6, whole genome shotgun sequence genome, the window ATCCAACAATAAAAATGTCTAATGAGAAGcaccaaaaaaaccaaactCACTCTCTTATCTTCGCATTCACCCCTCTCCACCTCTCACCCTCCACCCGTCCAAGCTTTTCCCACGCCTCATCCACATCCGCCAGAGTGAGTCCCGCGGGGGGCACATACTCCCTTAGGCCATACGTCTTCAACTTTGTTTGCACATTCCCAAACAGGGTCGCCAGATCCTGGCGCTCAGCGACCCATGTGCGCTTCGTTGTGGACTTGTACTGAGTGAAGGAGGCGGAGAGGGCTTTTGCTGCTGGGTACGAGGTACATGATGAGGTCGGCGTGAGAGCCCATTGGGCTTGGATGTCGGATAGAGAAGACAGGAGCTGTGTTGGTTTTATGGTTTcggattttggatttgtaTTTAGAAATATGGTGTcgtttgattttttgttgAAGTTGGCAAAGCCAATGGGGCATCGACGGATTTATGTGAATTGAAAGAAAACGCGATaaataaatgaaaaagaatACGGTCCGATGTAGATGGTTAGGAGTTTGATGAGCAGAAAATATACAAAAAAAACGGAAATACATCCACTCACCAACCGCACGCGTCTTTCATAGTCATTTCTAATCAACCAGACAGACTGCATGAGCTCCGCAAACTTCTCCACGCGCCGCGAAACCGTTTCTGCCTGGTCTAGTAGCCAAAGCCAGAATGAATATCGtaataaaatcaaaaaagagATCAATAAAGAAACAAATAGTGAGAGGTCGAATAAAATCAGATGCAAAACACAACAATAACCCCACCAACATATGTTTTTAAATAAAAAGATATCAGCAACCCAACACACACAAGGCAAACGggagaagaaatcaaaaaataaaaaaaagcaGACGTACCCATCGTTGAAAACGCATGGAAGAAACTCGCAATGTACGTCATAACACTCCGTTCATCAGGGTGCGCCGAGTCGCACAAATCTTCCACTTCAAGGAGTTGCTATAtgcaagataaaaaaaacatgaaagTGAAAGTTGATTAGGCGGAAGAATACCAGCGGGGTCGTGTTAGTTGGTATATCATCGTCAAAAAGAGCGGGTGAAGGGACGTACAGGGATATTTAGATGTTCCGCAGCTACTTTGAATGCTAGCCGTGTGTTTCCGTGGCGGTCCGTCTGTTGTCGGTCATTCATCGCGTCAGATCGTTTCGCGTCGCATCGCATTTAAGATCATATCGCGCATCGCAATCGCATCGGTAGATTCGCCATGACGCCATGGTACAAATCGCGAGAGAGATCGAAGGTGGGATGGATATGAAAAAATGCAGCAAACGAGTTTATTGGCGAGCAAAagcaagagaaagaggaagaggggagAAAGGAAAGACCTGTATTCGTCTGACGTCGAGCGGTGCGATGGTGAGAGAGCGACGTACCTTGTCGAGCGAAGGGTAGTCGAGGAGGTCGGGGCGGTGACAGTGGATGAGCGCGCATCTGATGTCAATTGAGATTGCCGATTATAAAATTTAGATTATGAATGAGGCAAGAAGGGGGTGGTAAGGAGAAAAGATGAAGGTAAAACAGATACGTTGGCAAGTCCCTCGCGTATCCATATTCGTGtcgcgttttttttttttcgttcttttcGACAGGTTGCAAAGAAaatggaaggaaaggaaaaaagatGCATGGAGATAGGAAAAGTAGGTAGAGACGTACAAAGCTAATCCATCTGCCCAGCTATGCGAAAAATCCTGCACGTTCACTTCATTGTACGGCTCAGTCTTGCGCTGGCACCAGAGGAGAAGACCTTCTTTTGCAGAGAGACCTTCTTCGCTTTATCATCCGTATTCGTATTCGTCATCACAATCGTATTCGTATTCGGAAGAGTATTCGTGGGTCCGGTGTGTGTGGGAGGTGAGTGAGAGGGCGTTTGAGTGGATGAGTAGGAATATTCATGTTTGAGTAGATATAGAATTAGGAAACATAAAATAGGTAGGCGGGCGCATTAGTACCAGAATTCAATCGGGCGGGATAAAGGGAACACAGACCTGATATCTGCGATGGTAAACCGCAGAATAAGTGTCCATATCATACCGAGAATGAGCTTCAGATTTCCGTCGATAATATCTATATATTATTGCACATATATTTCTTTAGTTGTATTCAATTTCGCGAACGATATAGGCAGAGCGAGACCGCACCTTCTGGACCGATGTTCGTGAGCTTGACGTTCCGCTGGCGAATGAACTCGAGGGCTTTGTTGACATTCTCGGCTTTCTGTACGCGCATTCGTGGGTTCTTGTTATATCGCCCGAGAGAGGTGTCGCCTGGACATATGTGTCAGTGTCGGTTGTTCACAGAGATGCATGCGTCGAGATTATCCACCCATTATTTCCTAGTACACATTCAACTTGTAAGAGTGAGTACGATTACACAGAACACTAGGGCGCACCATGAGCTGAATAAGTCGGACACCATCCGATAGATCTTTGACCAGCGAGCTCATTGTCGGGTATCCATGtgcttcaagtttggtgtTTAACCTGACAATGTTGAATATTAGATTAGATTGCCTTTGATTTTGTCTTCATTATTAGCATAAGAGCTCATACCACTTGCAGAACGTGCGCTCCTGCATATCGCGCGAGCGGGCTTCGGCTTCTGGTGTGATCATCCTGGGCTTAGCCATACACTGGCGGTGGACGAAAATGTACTCAGGGGCGTGGACGAAGGGCACAGCGATCTCGCCGTGTCACGACGTCACACCTAACGCGttcattcaaactccgaagCGCGTCCTTAGTCACACTGACAAACGCGCGTTCGCGCGGAATTGAAGCTTTCAAGAACGCCTATGTAAAATGGTACTTATCGTACACTCGTTGCATGCTCTTAATACTAAATATTCGTTCAGTTCAATTTTATGTGACGAAACCATGGTTCCATCTGCAGCCGCACCAGGTTTCCAACTCCATCTGCGCAATGCGATACGTCTCGCAAAGTGGCATATCCTAGTAGAAGATCCAACATGGAAAGCAGGCTGATATTTGGCTGATATTGGTCTTAATTAACAATCGAATAGAGATTCGATAAACATGAACAAAAAAAGGTTGTAGCATAAAAGAtaaagaaaacaaagaaaacagtGAAAAGGGAAGTCTAAATCAAAATCCAGATACACCCGTTCACCCCAATCAACTCATTCAATCcgttttcttcatcttctttttgGGCGGTTCCACACCCGCATCACTATCTTTCTTCACCGCCGCTGGCGCCTTTGGTTTAAACTTGGGCTTCGGTTTATCTtccccatccacatccacgtCCATAGCATCCCCATTGCTTGGACCGGCCTTTGAGCTCGAGTTCGGTTTCGCAGCAGCTTTAGGCTTGGGCTTGGGTTTAGGCTTGCCCTcaccatccacatccattgcgtcatcctccttcttcgcttttggttttggttttggcttGGGCTTTTCTGCATCGCTTCCGTCTTTGTCTTTCACAGGTGCCTTTTTCTTGACAACTTTTTTTGGTGGCGACCCACCATCGCCGTCTTCGTTatccttgcccttgcccttggcTGCTTTAGCCTTTGGTTTGGGCTTGGGTTTGGTGAGCATCATGTCACCACTGGCATCAGAGGCCGTCTCAGCACCTGAGCCATCCGAAGAGTCGCTGTCCGATGGGGAGCCCGAATCGGATTCAGACGCCTCAAAGTCCTCTAAACACAGAGTCAACGACAAAATATAccccaaaaagaaaaacacgcACCATCATCCTCgctatcatcatcatccatccCTCCACTCGTCTTCACCGCGCCGCCACCAGACGCTTTCGCCTTGGCCTTGGCACGCCTCCTCcgcgcctcctcctcacTGCTCAACACACTCGCcatatcctcatcgtcatcatcgtcatcatcatcatccccaGCGCCCACGGCCGCCATCAACAGATCCGCATCCGGCACCATCTCATTCTTCACCCGTACCTTCTTATCCTTCAGGTACGCATCGACAATCTCGTGCTCCTCCTTGTTGATGCTCGTGAACGTGTGTTCCGGCCCTCCGCTCTTCAGCGTGATATGGATATCGAACGTGCGACCGGCCTGAGCAGCTGACGCCGAGCCCACGCGCGAGAAGGTGACAGTGTGGATATCCGCAAGTTCAATGAGCAGTGGGGACTTGGACACGAAGAAGATGTATCGCTCGAGCATGAAAAGGTCGCCCTGGATAGCTTTTAGATTGGCTTTGAAGCCTGGGTGCCCGTCGCGCGATTGGAAGGATCCCGAGCCAATAATTTTCTTCCCAGAGAGAGCACGGAAGACGGAGGAAACGACTTCATATGTCGGGTCTTCGTAGTTCTTTTTTAGCTTGTCGTATTTCGCGAGATCCTCGCTGTAGGCAAATAGTTAGGCGTTGAGTGATTCATGATGGGTTAGGAACGTACTCGCTCATGTTCAGCTCGGCTGTAATCTCTTCTTCCCGCGTGAATTGCATGACAAGGTACTGGTAAAGCGTCTGTCCTTGTCGAATTGGCGTGCTCAAGCCCAACTACTCAACAATAATCAGTGACCTGTTAAaacagaacaaaaaaaaaccactaCGCACGATAAATAACACCTGCTGATCATCCTTCGGCAACAAAAACAGCCTCGAAATGCTCCCATATAGCACTTTATAATCATATGTCTTTCCCCTCAACCGCAAAAAGTCCTTGAACATATCCATATCGTACCTTCCACGCGGCGTCAGGACCAATATCTCGTCAAACGAGAGTATAAGGTCTCCCGACCCGACGGAAATAGACGCCTTCTCCTTGATCGTGTCATGGAACACCTGCGCAGCGCTAatctcctcctcgtcctcgttaTCATTCTCCGCATCTGAGCCGGCGTCCGATGAGGAGCCTTTGAGTTTCGTGATGGTACCAGGGACGAAGAAGCGGATTTCAGTCAGCTCATCACCAGCTTGTTTGAGCAAAGCCGCGGATTTGGGGTTAGAGGACGAGGCGGAAGGAGTCAGGTTGGAAAATTCAAGAGAAACTTCGGTTTTTCCGGCGATATTGGAGTTGGCAACGTGGCGGAGGGGAAGCTCGAATGCGGTTCGGTCAGAGACCATAAATGCGAGCTCTTCGCCTGTGGGTGCGCTATGTTAGAGCAGAGTTGAGTTTGGAAAGGAGAGGGCTTGCCTACCATGGAAGTCGGCGACGCCCCAGTTCCACCCTTTGAAGGACGTCTCGACCGTCTCGAGCGTCACTCCGAAATGGGTTTGCAGCGTCTTTGCAAGCTTGTCATGGTCCTATACGTTAAAAGCCAATTAAATTCCTTAAATCCCCATATCCTCCTCGTGTTAGAAACAGTCAAGACACACGTACCTCCCTCGCAAAACCGTCAAAGTTGTCTCTCTTGTGGTCTTTCATGCCCACGCGCAGGCGGAAGCCGCGAGCGACGCGGAGCCACTGCGCCCACTTAACGTCGGTATTGGGAATAGCAGTCACAGCCTCCGTCTCAATACCCTTCCACGCCATCCCACTAGGTGCCATCCGGAATTCTATGCATCGTCAAAAGGTTTTTCACCAACGCAGATGCACGGAACGATAAAGCACGCAAATGGAAATGGCACCGTCAACAAGATGAACATGACATAAGAAGAGTAAACACGCACTGCCAGTTTCCGGGGACATTCCATGGTAGATCCTATCATACTGGGTCGTCATCGTTCCCTAGTCTTGACGTCGTCGTTGTCTGGagcaaagatgatgagcctgTGATGAGCAGCCAATGCTAATTTGTGACCACACAACGCATGACTGTGACACACGACGCGCTGCGGAGTTTGAATTACTTCAATGATCAGCAGCCGCTCCAATGCATTCTGGCGTCGGAGGAAGCTATGAATCTTGCAGTGATGGCTCGTTACTGGCCTTCGCAATATCAAGATAATGGTGATAATAGAACTTGGAACTTAGAAGTCAAGAAGAATACCAGACATCGCAAGGCTCATTTAAAATTAAATTGACGCGAGAGAAAGAACGAACGCaagataaaaaaacaaacacaacTACACATTTGAAGCGACAATATATAGATACATCTCAAGAGCTAATGTAAACAGGTACGCATCGTCTTCAAATCTTCAATAAGATAAGATGAGGGGCGGTGGGTGGACTAGAATAATGTAAAGGAATAATGGTACGGTACGGGATGATGGAATGATACATGTGTGCGCAtacagcggcggcggcaatGGTAGGATAGTGATGTGTTATGACAAAAGAATGGAGTGTCTAGTTTTTCTTGAAAACTCTTGAATATATAAACACGGAAGAGATGAACAGAtcggcaaaaaaaaaaatagaacaaCAGAAAGGAGATATACGAACAAATAGAATAATGCAGAAGGAATGAAAGAATAACCAGATAACAGAAAGAACCCAAAGGTAAAAATAATCTAATGTTTGGCAAGGAGCGAACCCGGTTCGAAAACGTCATGGTGCGGTAAGGACTGTGCGACCCCGATCGGAGGTAAGGAGACGAGGGGCTGTTGATTTGATCTGACCGGTGTGTATTTCTTCGTTCCTGCCCGTGAAACTGCTGCACCGTTGCTGTTGCCGTTGGTGCCCGTAGTTTTAGGGTTGAACAAGATGTGCCGCTCTTGGTGAAGAACATATGACTGAAAGCGGAGAACTATTCTCAGCACAAAATCACAATGAAACGTAACATATATGGGACGTACACGAGCCACGAGAATCTTTTCAATCCAgatttgtccatccttttCGTTGCATGAGAAAGTGTGCATATAGTCCGCGGtattttcaaaaaatgaCAAGTTGTCGGTAGATTTTACGGCGAATGCAAACGGTTTTGGCGCACGATGGTGTCGGGTGATGGTATACGCGTCAAAGTTTGACAAAGAGCAGATGAGAACCTCGTCTTTGCCCTGTAATAATTACGCGATCAGCTGCATGGTAATAATCTCAAAAGAATGTCGACCTACGTTATCACGTTTGGCTAGATACAAATTGTGTTCTCGAAGGTGCAACCACCGTTTGCTCCATTTGCCTCGTTTTACTTCCCATTCAATATAACCAGAATGGGTAGGGGAGCTTGTTGGAATGGCCTGGATAAAGATATGAGATGTTATTAACCAAACAGGTTTAAAACTGACGTACATGGATATTGAGTGGGACGGCTAGGGGAGTCAGCCTCAAAACAAAGTAGTTCACGCTTTTGTCTTTGAGCCAGGAAGACTGCACATCAGCAAGCAATTCATAGCTTCGGACAGGACGTTCTAGAAGGCAAAACATGAGATCATGTATGATAAAAAAAAGCTCTGAATGCGTACCCATTCCAAAGTCTTGAGCAACCTCGAAGACCATCCATCCGCCACTACCTGCCCAGCCATTCAAGGCACCTTGAGCTTCCATCATTGAAACAATATCGCCAGCGGTAGTTGT encodes:
- a CDS encoding FACT complex subunit POB3, coding for MTTQYDRIYHGMSPETGKFRMAPSGMAWKGIETEAVTAIPNTDVKWAQWLRVARGFRLRVGMKDHKRDNFDGFAREDHDKLAKTLQTHFGVTLETVETSFKGWNWGVADFHGEELAFMVSDRTAFELPLRHVANSNIAGKTEVSLEFSNLTPSASSSNPKSAALLKQAGDELTEIRFFVPGTITKLKGSSSDAGSDAENDNEDEEEISAAQVFHDTIKEKASISVGSGDLILSFDEILVLTPRGRYDMDMFKDFLRLRGKTYDYKVLYGSISRLFLLPKDDQQVLFILGLSTPIRQGQTLYQYLVMQFTREEEITAELNMSDEDLAKYDKLKKNYEDPTYEVVSSVFRALSGKKIIGSGSFQSRDGHPGFKANLKAIQGDLFMLERYIFFVSKSPLLIELADIHTVTFSRVGSASAAQAGRTFDIHITLKSGGPEHTFTSINKEEHEIVDAYLKDKKVRVKNEMVPDADLLMAAVGAGDDDDDDDDDEDMASVLSSEEEARRRRAKAKAKASGGGAVKTSGGMDDDDSEDDEDFEASESDSGSPSDSDSSDGSGAETASDASGDMMLTKPKPKPKAKAAKGKGKDNEDGDGGSPPKKVVKKKAPVKDKDGSDAEKPKPKPKPKAKKEDDAMDVDGEGKPKPKPKPKAAAKPNSSSKAGPSNGDAMDVDVDGEDKPKPKFKPKAPAAVKKDSDAGVEPPKKKMKKTD
- a CDS encoding Alpha-actinin-like protein 1, with translation MITPEAEARSRDMQERTFCKWLNTKLEAHGYPTMSSLVKDLSDGVRLIQLMVRPSDTSLGRYNKNPRMRVQKAENVNKALEFIRQRNVKLTNIGPEDIIDGNLKLILGMIWTLILRFTIADIRCALIHCHRPDLLDYPSLDKQLLEVEDLCDSAHPDERSVMTYIASFFHAFSTMDQAETVSRRVEKFAELMQSVWLIRNDYERRVRLLLSSLSDIQAQWALTPTSSCTSYPAAKALSASFTQYKSTTKRTWVAERQDLATLFGNVQTKLKTYGLREYVPPAGLTLADVDEAWEKLGRVEGERWRGVNAKIREIKEDLRKRFASLAHAFERSLQDVSSSLASLSGPLESQQAQVQHIQTHRLPQLSASLKELAEAEAACEAANVEENDYTVFTCQDLEFELELVVHGVAKKIGFIDNQIVSRNMTNLTPAQLEEFESTFRYFDKDETNTLNLAEMIAALASLGIVYSEEDMDLIYEQLVSEYGNVTFEAFINLLVEITEDQTSPDQLREAFRGIAKDKPFVTELDLRLAHLPAASIEYLREAMPKAPGPESNNNGSSSGGAGGEAEYDYDRFIDEVFGSTT